Proteins co-encoded in one Sphingopyxis sp. BE259 genomic window:
- a CDS encoding DUF4402 domain-containing protein: MGIRGTRNCQDAARALSTAAVAAGALLCGPVHAADTNVTVNAAVVRPNTLIKTDDLDFGTLVSGAAGGTVTINPVTNARTSGGGVTLVGTSAQRAVFQGTGGIFLITVSGSTSVTLARIGGGAPAMTATLVRAASTGGGGIALLGGTLLPSGVQTYYIGGTLTVPANQAPGDYSGTFTLTVNYL; encoded by the coding sequence GTGGGGATTCGAGGGACCAGAAACTGTCAGGACGCGGCCCGCGCCCTGAGCACCGCCGCCGTCGCGGCTGGCGCGCTGCTGTGTGGGCCGGTCCACGCCGCCGACACCAATGTCACCGTCAATGCCGCCGTCGTGCGCCCGAACACACTGATCAAGACCGACGATCTCGATTTCGGGACGCTCGTCAGCGGCGCGGCGGGTGGCACGGTAACCATCAACCCGGTGACCAATGCCCGCACCTCGGGCGGCGGCGTGACGCTGGTCGGCACGAGCGCACAGCGTGCGGTGTTTCAGGGCACCGGCGGCATTTTTCTGATCACCGTGTCGGGCAGCACGTCGGTGACCTTGGCGCGCATCGGCGGCGGCGCCCCGGCGATGACCGCGACGCTGGTCCGCGCCGCCAGCACCGGCGGCGGCGGCATCGCCCTGCTCGGCGGCACGTTGCTGCCCAGCGGCGTGCAGACCTATTATATCGGCGGCACCCTGACCGTTCCCGCGAATCAGGCGCCTGGCGATTACAGCGGCACCTTCACGCTGACCGTGAACTACCTTTAA
- a CDS encoding VOC family protein: MTLEIGSELTCSMGVTDMTASIAWYERVMHCKLLYRADEIGWCELATPMAGVNIGLSQVEAVVQGGGATNVFEVVDIDAAKAHLDAEGVRQDGDIQHIPGLVKLITFYDPDGNPFMFSRSEMAA; the protein is encoded by the coding sequence ATGACACTCGAAATCGGATCCGAGCTGACCTGTTCGATGGGGGTGACCGACATGACCGCGTCGATCGCCTGGTACGAGCGCGTCATGCACTGCAAATTGCTCTACCGCGCCGACGAGATCGGCTGGTGCGAACTCGCGACCCCGATGGCGGGGGTCAATATCGGGCTGAGCCAGGTCGAGGCGGTCGTGCAGGGCGGAGGCGCGACCAATGTATTCGAAGTGGTGGACATCGATGCGGCCAAAGCGCATCTCGATGCTGAGGGGGTGCGGCAGGACGGCGACATCCAGCATATCCCGGGGCTGGTAAAGCTGATCACTTTCTATGATCCCGACGGCAATCCCTTCATGTTCTCGCGATCGGAAATGGCGGCATGA
- a CDS encoding TonB-dependent receptor: MHARTMLLAGLSTLALVPVATPALAQEAGAADDDSNIIIVTATKRDANLQDIPFSINAQTAEDIQKSGAVTLEDLSRNVAGLSVQNLGPGQSQVSVRGVSAGQVVRDQPGVKEQVGVYLDESVISLSLFTPDVDLYDLNRVETLRGPQGTLFGSGSVGGTIRYITNQPKIGVMEGSVEANLNLVDGDDIGGHLKGAVNIPMGDTAAIRAVGYYTRYGGFINAVGPAGGDDVNSGERYGGRLALTFEPSDNFSITPRVVYQKITADGFNRQDIYNLYGNRFTTTRPQVTYDEREQYLLLREGFEDETLIADLNVNVGLGGAKLTSVTSYINRDILVSRDASALTGSVSVDLGYPDAGVLLPSNLLDTTDLKTWSQELRLASDNDSPFQWVVGAFYSKVDRVYTQTLPTPGYDAVTDATLGAGTSAAVANGFAANSPYNAFLPYDIKQFALFGEVSYDLSEAFTATAGGRYYDFKETRSFKSGGLFANGDNRTDSTKSSGFTPRFLLSYDLSDAVTVNAQASKGFRLGGVNDPLNLPLCSPADAALFGGFQDYDDESLWNYELGVKSQGRGFTFNAAGFYNDIKNLQVTLDAGSCSSRVVFNVPKAHSMGVEFELGLSPADGLDFNLSGSLIEAEFDSTLPGVLAATTGIREGNRLPSVPKFQLSASGSYEWPIGDTANMYVAASFQHVGTRFTQPADQENNPRTFVHGLPFGGAPAGASTTVDLQLPDYQLVNLSAGVDFDNGLSLIAYVNNLFDENALLSFDRERGGRARLGYTVGQPRTFGITARKTF; encoded by the coding sequence ATGCATGCTCGCACTATGCTGCTGGCCGGGCTTTCGACGCTCGCGCTGGTTCCTGTTGCCACGCCCGCGCTCGCCCAAGAGGCCGGCGCCGCCGACGACGACAGCAACATCATCATCGTCACCGCGACCAAACGCGACGCCAATCTTCAGGACATTCCCTTCTCGATCAACGCCCAGACGGCCGAGGACATCCAGAAATCGGGCGCCGTGACGCTGGAGGATCTGTCACGCAACGTCGCGGGTCTGTCGGTCCAGAACCTCGGGCCCGGTCAGAGCCAGGTGTCGGTGCGCGGCGTGTCCGCCGGGCAGGTCGTGCGCGACCAGCCGGGGGTCAAGGAACAGGTCGGGGTGTATCTCGACGAAAGTGTGATCTCGCTGTCGCTGTTCACCCCCGACGTCGATCTGTACGACCTCAACCGCGTCGAAACGCTGCGCGGGCCGCAGGGGACGTTGTTCGGGTCGGGTTCGGTCGGCGGCACCATCCGCTATATCACCAACCAGCCCAAGATCGGGGTGATGGAGGGCAGCGTGGAGGCGAACCTCAACCTCGTCGATGGCGACGATATCGGCGGCCATCTGAAGGGCGCCGTGAACATCCCGATGGGCGACACCGCAGCGATCCGCGCCGTCGGCTATTACACCCGCTACGGCGGCTTCATCAACGCGGTCGGCCCGGCGGGCGGCGACGATGTCAACAGCGGCGAACGCTATGGCGGCCGCCTCGCGCTGACCTTTGAACCCAGCGACAATTTCTCGATCACCCCGCGCGTGGTGTATCAAAAGATCACCGCCGACGGCTTCAACCGCCAGGACATCTACAACCTCTACGGCAACCGCTTCACGACGACGCGGCCGCAGGTCACCTATGACGAGCGCGAGCAATATCTGTTGCTGCGTGAGGGGTTCGAGGATGAAACGCTGATCGCCGACCTGAACGTCAATGTCGGCCTTGGCGGTGCCAAGCTGACCTCGGTGACCAGCTATATCAACCGCGACATCCTGGTCAGCCGCGACGCCAGCGCGCTCACCGGGTCGGTGTCGGTCGATCTTGGCTATCCCGACGCCGGGGTGCTGCTGCCCTCGAACCTGCTCGATACCACCGACCTCAAAACCTGGTCGCAGGAGCTGCGGCTTGCGTCGGACAATGACAGCCCGTTCCAGTGGGTCGTCGGCGCCTTTTATTCGAAAGTCGACCGCGTCTATACCCAGACGCTGCCGACCCCGGGCTATGACGCGGTCACCGATGCCACGCTCGGCGCCGGCACCTCGGCAGCGGTCGCCAACGGCTTTGCTGCCAATTCGCCGTACAACGCCTTCCTGCCCTACGACATCAAGCAGTTCGCGCTGTTCGGCGAGGTCAGCTACGACCTCAGCGAAGCCTTCACCGCCACGGCGGGCGGGCGCTATTACGACTTCAAGGAAACGCGCAGCTTCAAATCGGGCGGCCTGTTCGCCAATGGCGACAACCGCACCGACAGCACCAAGTCGAGCGGCTTCACCCCGCGCTTCCTGCTGTCCTACGACCTCAGCGATGCGGTGACGGTCAACGCGCAGGCGTCGAAGGGCTTCCGCCTCGGCGGGGTCAATGATCCGCTCAACCTGCCGCTCTGTTCGCCCGCCGATGCCGCATTGTTCGGCGGCTTCCAGGATTATGACGACGAATCGCTGTGGAACTACGAGCTTGGCGTGAAATCGCAGGGCCGCGGCTTCACCTTCAACGCCGCGGGCTTCTACAACGACATCAAGAACCTGCAAGTCACGCTCGATGCCGGCAGCTGTTCGTCGCGTGTCGTGTTCAACGTGCCCAAGGCGCATTCGATGGGGGTCGAATTCGAACTCGGCCTGTCACCCGCCGACGGGCTCGACTTCAACCTGTCGGGTAGCCTGATCGAGGCCGAATTCGATTCGACGCTGCCTGGCGTGCTGGCCGCGACGACCGGGATCCGCGAAGGCAACCGTCTGCCGTCGGTACCCAAATTCCAGCTGTCGGCGTCGGGCAGCTATGAATGGCCGATCGGCGATACGGCGAACATGTATGTCGCCGCATCATTCCAGCATGTCGGCACCCGCTTCACCCAGCCGGCCGACCAGGAAAACAATCCGCGGACCTTCGTCCACGGGCTGCCATTCGGCGGCGCTCCGGCGGGCGCATCGACGACGGTCGACCTGCAATTGCCCGACTATCAGCTGGTCAATCTCAGCGCCGGGGTCGACTTCGACAACGGCCTGTCGCTGATCGCTTACGTCAACAATCTGTTCGACGAAAATGCGCTGCTGTCGTTCGATCGCGAACGCGGCGGGCGCGCGCGCCTCGGCTATACGGTCGGCCAGCCGCGCACCTTTGGCATCACCGCGCGCAAGACGTTCTAG
- a CDS encoding DUF924 family protein has translation MTNALETPATPPTDWAQQLLAFWFVAHGHDDWYRGGADFDKAVRDLAEGWHEALRSRPAEAFLTDPDTALAAAILFDQVPRNIFRGHADAFATDPLARAIARGIVEKGWDQAWPDERRQFAYLPFEHSEDIADQRESLRLMGQLADPMFLDYAQKHFDIIDRFGRFPHRNEALGRATRDDEAEAIEAGKNW, from the coding sequence ATGACGAACGCTTTGGAAACGCCCGCCACCCCGCCCACCGACTGGGCGCAGCAGCTCCTTGCCTTCTGGTTTGTCGCCCACGGCCACGACGACTGGTATCGCGGCGGCGCCGATTTCGATAAGGCGGTGCGCGACCTTGCCGAAGGCTGGCACGAAGCGCTGCGCTCGCGACCCGCCGAAGCCTTCCTGACCGATCCCGACACCGCGCTCGCCGCCGCGATCCTGTTCGATCAGGTGCCGCGCAACATCTTTCGCGGCCATGCCGATGCCTTTGCCACCGACCCGCTCGCCCGCGCCATCGCGCGCGGCATCGTCGAAAAGGGATGGGATCAGGCCTGGCCCGACGAACGGCGGCAGTTCGCCTATTTGCCCTTCGAACATAGCGAAGACATCGCCGATCAGCGCGAATCGCTGCGCCTGATGGGCCAGCTCGCCGACCCGATGTTCCTCGATTACGCACAAAAGCATTTCGACATCATCGATCGCTTCGGCCGTTTCCCGCACCGCAACGAGGCGCTGGGCCGCGCGACACGCGATGACGAGGCGGAGGCGATAGAAGCGGGCAAGAATTGGTGA
- a CDS encoding DUF2007 domain-containing protein, whose protein sequence is MPLVELVRIPNGAEAELLRGRIESAGVHAVCFDAGMNIAESVGLMIPVRIMVLDEDLDEARALLAEFDDPGNGLAAGALDR, encoded by the coding sequence ATGCCATTGGTCGAACTGGTCCGAATTCCGAATGGCGCTGAGGCCGAACTGCTGCGCGGGCGGATCGAAAGCGCCGGGGTGCATGCGGTGTGCTTCGACGCCGGCATGAACATCGCCGAAAGCGTCGGGCTGATGATCCCGGTGCGGATCATGGTGCTCGACGAGGATCTGGACGAAGCGCGGGCATTGCTGGCGGAATTTGACGATCCGGGGAACGGCTTGGCGGCTGGAGCGCTAGACCGCTGA
- a CDS encoding ammonium transporter produces the protein MTFANKIAAGAGAVGLALFAALPVWAQEAATAVAAPAAPAVEAAAPAAFVPTAEMVNKGDVAWMLVASALVLMMSVPALALFYGGLVRAKNMLSVLMQVLTIVCVAALVWFSWGYSMAFTSTGTPFPSLFGGLDKAFLSGVDVTTFAATFSNGVYLPEYVFVVFQMTFACITPALIVGAFAERVKFTPLIIFTVLWLTLAYFPIAHMVWYWAGPDFLHAAPTDMGLLWGWGALDFAGGTVVHINAGIAGLVGCLVIGPRLGYNTEPMPPHNLVMTMIGASLLWIGWFGFNAGSGLEANAFGALAFINTLVATAAAGATWAIIEQIIHKKPSLLGGVSGVVAGLVAITPAAGFAHPGTAILLGAVASLGCFFFVTTVKKKLKYDDTADVFGIHAVGGIIGAIGTGFVANPAWGGQGWIDYTAPVAVAGEFDLTGQVMTQIWAVGTTVLWTGVVSVVLFLGLKYTIGLRPSKDVEQEGLDLAEHGERAYNY, from the coding sequence ATGACGTTCGCAAACAAGATTGCGGCGGGCGCCGGGGCCGTGGGCCTCGCGCTGTTCGCCGCGCTTCCTGTCTGGGCGCAGGAAGCGGCGACCGCGGTCGCCGCACCGGCCGCGCCGGCAGTTGAGGCGGCGGCGCCCGCCGCTTTCGTGCCCACCGCCGAGATGGTGAACAAGGGCGACGTGGCGTGGATGCTCGTCGCCTCGGCGTTGGTCCTGATGATGTCGGTGCCCGCGCTGGCGCTGTTCTATGGCGGCCTGGTCCGCGCCAAAAACATGCTGTCAGTGCTGATGCAGGTGCTGACGATCGTCTGCGTCGCGGCGCTCGTCTGGTTCAGCTGGGGCTATTCGATGGCCTTCACCTCGACCGGCACGCCCTTCCCGTCGCTGTTCGGCGGGCTCGACAAGGCGTTCCTATCGGGCGTCGATGTGACGACCTTTGCCGCGACCTTCTCGAACGGGGTCTATCTCCCCGAATATGTCTTCGTGGTGTTCCAGATGACCTTCGCCTGCATCACGCCGGCGCTGATCGTCGGGGCGTTTGCGGAGCGCGTGAAGTTCACGCCGCTGATCATCTTCACGGTGCTGTGGCTGACGCTGGCCTATTTCCCGATCGCCCACATGGTGTGGTATTGGGCCGGACCGGACTTCCTGCATGCCGCACCGACCGACATGGGCCTGCTGTGGGGCTGGGGTGCGCTCGACTTTGCCGGCGGCACCGTCGTCCACATCAACGCTGGCATCGCCGGTCTGGTCGGCTGCCTCGTGATCGGTCCGCGCCTTGGCTACAACACAGAACCGATGCCGCCGCACAATCTGGTCATGACGATGATCGGCGCCTCCTTGCTGTGGATCGGCTGGTTCGGTTTCAACGCCGGTTCGGGCCTGGAAGCCAACGCCTTCGGCGCGCTGGCCTTCATCAACACGCTCGTTGCTACCGCTGCTGCGGGGGCGACCTGGGCGATCATCGAGCAGATCATCCACAAGAAACCCTCGCTCCTGGGCGGGGTTTCGGGTGTCGTCGCCGGTCTGGTCGCGATCACCCCGGCGGCGGGCTTTGCCCACCCCGGCACCGCGATCCTGCTCGGCGCCGTCGCCTCGCTGGGCTGCTTCTTCTTCGTCACCACGGTGAAGAAGAAACTCAAATATGACGACACGGCCGACGTGTTCGGCATCCACGCCGTCGGCGGCATCATCGGCGCGATCGGCACCGGCTTCGTCGCCAACCCGGCATGGGGCGGTCAGGGCTGGATCGATTACACCGCGCCCGTCGCCGTGGCCGGCGAGTTCGACCTGACCGGTCAGGTGATGACCCAGATCTGGGCCGTCGGCACCACCGTGCTGTGGACCGGCGTGGTCAGCGTGGTGCTGTTCCTCGGCCTCAAATATACCATCGGCCTGCGCCCGTCGAAGGACGTCGAGCAGGAAGGGCTCGACCTCGCAGAGCATGGCGAGCGCGCCTACAACTACTGA
- the tldD gene encoding metalloprotease TldD, with protein sequence MTRPTDPRRFLYRADALDPDLAQALAREALAKADDGELYLQYRATESFGFDDGRLKTADYSTDAGFGLRAVSGEMTGFAHASEISAGAIRRAAETLALLDPSNQPHAAPPPRTNRHLYDEANPLDLIPFAKKVALCQEIDAAARARDPRIAQVSVSLAGSWSVVEIVRADGFLATDIRPLVRLNVSIVVEENGRRETGVFGLGGRYMYDHLFEPAQWNRAIDEALAQALVNLRAVDAPAGEFTVLLGPGWPGVLLHEAVGHGLEGDFNRKGTSAFSGRIGQRVAAPGVTVVDDGAMDSPVGGGRRGSLSIDDEGTPTGETVLIEDGILKGYMQDRLNARLTGTEPTGNGRRESFAHAPMPRMTNTFMKGGSDDPAELLSRVKNGIFAKSFGGGQVDIVSGKFVFSCTEAYKIENGKIGDSIKGATLIGDGPSVLTKVMGIGNDMAIDEGIGICGKGGQSVPAGVGQPTLLVSGLTVGGTA encoded by the coding sequence ATGACCCGTCCCACCGACCCCCGCCGGTTCCTCTATCGCGCCGACGCGCTCGACCCCGATCTGGCGCAGGCGCTCGCGCGCGAAGCGCTGGCGAAAGCCGACGACGGCGAGCTGTACCTGCAATATCGCGCGACCGAGAGCTTCGGCTTCGACGACGGGCGCCTCAAGACCGCCGATTATTCGACCGACGCCGGGTTCGGTTTGCGCGCCGTGTCGGGCGAGATGACCGGCTTTGCCCATGCCAGCGAAATCAGCGCCGGGGCAATCCGCCGCGCCGCCGAAACGCTGGCGCTGCTCGATCCGTCGAACCAGCCGCACGCCGCGCCGCCGCCGCGCACCAACCGCCACCTGTATGACGAAGCGAACCCGCTCGACCTGATCCCGTTCGCGAAGAAGGTCGCGCTGTGTCAGGAAATCGACGCCGCCGCGCGCGCCCGCGACCCGCGCATCGCGCAGGTGTCGGTGAGCCTCGCGGGCAGCTGGTCGGTGGTCGAGATCGTCCGCGCCGACGGTTTCCTCGCCACCGACATCCGCCCGCTGGTCCGCCTCAACGTCTCGATCGTCGTCGAAGAAAACGGCCGCCGCGAAACCGGCGTGTTCGGGCTCGGCGGGCGGTACATGTACGACCATCTGTTCGAACCCGCGCAGTGGAACCGTGCGATCGACGAAGCGCTGGCGCAGGCGCTCGTCAACCTTCGCGCCGTCGACGCCCCGGCGGGCGAGTTCACCGTGCTGCTCGGCCCCGGCTGGCCGGGGGTTCTGCTCCACGAAGCGGTTGGCCACGGGCTGGAGGGTGATTTCAACCGCAAGGGCACCAGCGCCTTTTCGGGCCGCATCGGCCAGCGCGTTGCCGCCCCCGGCGTCACGGTGGTCGACGATGGCGCGATGGACAGCCCGGTCGGCGGCGGCCGCCGCGGCTCGCTCAGCATCGACGACGAAGGCACGCCAACGGGTGAGACGGTGCTGATCGAGGACGGCATCCTCAAGGGCTATATGCAGGACCGCCTCAACGCGCGGCTGACGGGGACGGAGCCTACCGGCAACGGCCGCCGCGAAAGTTTCGCCCATGCCCCAATGCCGCGCATGACCAACACCTTCATGAAGGGCGGCAGCGACGATCCCGCCGAACTGCTGAGCCGCGTCAAAAACGGTATCTTCGCCAAGAGCTTTGGCGGCGGACAGGTCGATATTGTGTCGGGAAAATTCGTGTTCAGCTGTACCGAGGCGTACAAGATCGAGAATGGGAAGATCGGCGATTCGATCAAGGGCGCGACCTTGATCGGCGACGGGCCGAGCGTGCTGACCAAGGTCATGGGAATCGGCAATGACATGGCGATCGACGAAGGCATCGGCATCTGCGGCAAAGGCGGCCAGAGCGTTCCTGCAGGCGTTGGCCAGCCGACCTTGCTGGTCAGCGGGCTGACCGTGGGCGGGACGGCGTAA
- a CDS encoding endonuclease/exonuclease/phosphatase family protein, whose protein sequence is MIKVASYNMRKGIGLDRRRDPGRVLSVLGELDADIVALQEADRRFGTRASAIPPHMFDEHSDYVPVGLTGRPHSIGWHGNALLVRKGAAIEESHALHLPTLEPRGAVAATIRIGDTRLRVVGMHLDISGLRRRQQARAILNHVADGEELPTILMGDCNEWRATGGCLHDFGERHRLVDTGHSFHSRRPVAKLDRIFASPDLEAIDAGVHRSALAARASDHLPIWARFRAAG, encoded by the coding sequence ATGATCAAAGTTGCCAGTTACAATATGCGCAAGGGCATCGGGCTCGACCGCCGCCGCGATCCCGGACGGGTGCTGTCGGTGCTCGGCGAACTCGACGCCGACATCGTCGCGTTGCAAGAGGCCGACCGGCGGTTCGGCACCCGCGCCAGCGCGATCCCGCCACATATGTTCGACGAGCATAGCGACTATGTCCCGGTCGGGCTGACCGGACGCCCGCACAGCATCGGGTGGCACGGCAACGCGCTGCTGGTCCGCAAGGGCGCCGCGATCGAGGAAAGCCACGCGCTCCACCTGCCGACGCTCGAACCGCGCGGGGCGGTCGCGGCGACGATCCGCATCGGCGATACCAGATTGCGGGTGGTCGGCATGCACCTCGACATTTCGGGGCTGCGGCGGCGGCAACAGGCGCGCGCAATCCTGAACCATGTCGCCGACGGCGAGGAGCTACCGACGATCCTGATGGGCGACTGCAACGAATGGCGCGCCACCGGCGGGTGCCTGCACGATTTCGGCGAGCGCCACCGGCTGGTCGACACCGGTCACAGCTTCCACAGCCGCCGCCCGGTCGCCAAACTCGACCGCATCTTTGCCTCACCCGACCTCGAAGCCATCGACGCCGGGGTGCACCGCAGCGCGCTCGCGGCGCGGGCGTCGGATCATCTGCCGATCTGGGCGCGGTTTAGGGCTGCGGGATAG
- a CDS encoding pyridoxamine 5'-phosphate oxidase family protein yields the protein MADFTDTLTDKHIAFIEKQPVYFTATAAADARINLSPKGYADSFRILSDNQVAYLDLAGSGNETHAHLAADGRITIMFCAFDRSALILRIYGRGRPVLPQDDEWDVLAAHFTLLPGTRQIFVIDVESVQTSCGWGVPMMELQHERDTLQKYHRQADRALWVEKTLGRTKSIDGLPTRPTDRFIEGETA from the coding sequence ATGGCCGACTTCACCGACACGCTGACCGACAAACATATCGCCTTCATCGAGAAACAGCCGGTCTATTTCACCGCAACCGCCGCCGCCGATGCACGCATCAACCTGTCGCCCAAAGGCTATGCCGACAGCTTTCGCATATTGTCCGACAATCAGGTCGCCTACCTCGACCTCGCCGGATCGGGCAACGAGACCCACGCGCACCTTGCCGCAGACGGGCGCATCACAATCATGTTCTGCGCCTTTGACCGCAGCGCGCTGATCCTGCGCATCTATGGCCGCGGGCGCCCGGTGCTGCCGCAGGACGATGAGTGGGACGTGCTTGCGGCGCATTTCACCCTGCTGCCCGGCACCCGCCAGATTTTCGTCATCGACGTGGAGAGCGTCCAGACCAGCTGCGGTTGGGGCGTACCGATGATGGAGTTGCAGCACGAACGCGACACACTGCAAAAATATCACCGCCAGGCCGACCGCGCCTTGTGGGTCGAAAAGACGCTGGGCCGCACCAAAAGCATCGATGGTCTGCCGACGCGCCCGACCGACCGGTTTATCGAGGGCGAGACCGCCTGA
- a CDS encoding P-II family nitrogen regulator — protein sequence MKLILAIIKPFKLDEVREALTGLGIAGMTVTEVKGFGRQKGQTEIYRGAEYATNMVPKVKIELVCDDALAPRVVETLQQSAGTGSIGDGKIFVLDVGQAVRIRTGETGEAAL from the coding sequence ATGAAATTGATCCTGGCAATCATTAAACCATTCAAGCTCGACGAGGTGCGCGAAGCGCTCACCGGCTTGGGTATCGCCGGCATGACCGTGACCGAGGTCAAGGGGTTCGGCCGGCAAAAGGGGCAGACCGAAATCTATCGCGGCGCCGAATACGCCACCAACATGGTGCCGAAGGTGAAGATCGAGCTCGTCTGTGACGACGCGCTCGCGCCGCGGGTGGTCGAAACGCTCCAGCAAAGCGCCGGCACCGGGTCGATCGGCGACGGCAAGATTTTCGTTCTCGACGTGGGTCAGGCCGTGCGCATCCGCACCGGCGAGACCGGCGAGGCGGCATTGTGA
- a CDS encoding winged helix-turn-helix transcriptional regulator produces the protein MPSSTPDPLLIQLGSHRWLVPLLADLAAHRGARFVEMIHRLGLSRDSLTRTLEAAATIGWVQRNPGHGHPLRPEYILTEAGAAAAARAATINEAQVAIGLPPGAATRWTLPLVAGIGAGHDRFNALSRLLAPATPRALSQGLSVLGAHGLVNRAVLDGRPPSSRYDLTGRGQVLAGACR, from the coding sequence ATGCCGTCAAGCACGCCCGACCCGCTGCTGATCCAGCTTGGCAGCCACCGCTGGCTGGTGCCGTTGCTCGCCGATCTGGCGGCGCATCGCGGCGCGCGTTTCGTCGAGATGATCCACCGGCTGGGGCTATCCCGCGACAGCCTGACGCGCACGCTGGAAGCCGCGGCGACGATCGGCTGGGTGCAGCGCAATCCGGGTCACGGTCACCCGTTACGCCCCGAATATATCCTTACGGAAGCAGGCGCCGCCGCCGCCGCGCGCGCCGCGACGATCAACGAAGCGCAGGTGGCGATCGGCCTGCCGCCCGGCGCCGCAACGCGCTGGACGCTGCCGCTGGTGGCAGGAATCGGCGCGGGCCACGACCGCTTCAACGCCCTGTCGCGGCTGCTCGCCCCCGCCACCCCGCGCGCGCTGTCGCAGGGGCTGTCGGTGCTGGGCGCACATGGACTGGTAAACCGCGCGGTGCTGGATGGGCGACCGCCAAGCAGTCGCTACGACCTTACCGGGCGAGGACAGGTGCTGGCGGGAGCGTGCCGCTGA